A portion of the Microbacterium hominis genome contains these proteins:
- a CDS encoding M20/M25/M40 family metallo-hydrolase yields the protein MPEAPAASDAPLPEVAAVARDLIRFDTTNHGGGRAAGEREAAEYVGAYLEALGLKPEFYEPIPRRTNVSARVPGRDREKPALVLHGHLDVVPAIAEDWSVDPFAGVVQDGMLWGRGAVDMKDMDAMILTSVADILRAGDQPERDLILTFFADEENGGVEGSALVVQDRPHWFAGATEAISEVGGYSIAAAGRRAYLLQVGEKALLWIRLVAHGRAAHGSSFHPDNAVTALAEAVARLGRTAWPIRLTDTTRRTVDGLAALTGLDPADPDAVAAGAGAASGFLRSTLRTTTNPTGLTAGYKHNVIPDRAEALVDVRVLPGTEQAALADIQDIVGPDIAVEVVHADIGLEVPFAGDLVEEMVAVLGRHDPGVPVIPYLMGGGTDNKALAGLGITGYGFAPLRLPDDLDFTGMFHGVDERVPIDALVFGHTVLADLLRTY from the coding sequence ATGCCCGAGGCCCCCGCTGCATCCGACGCCCCTCTGCCCGAGGTGGCCGCCGTCGCGCGAGACCTCATCCGGTTCGACACCACGAACCACGGCGGCGGTCGCGCCGCCGGGGAGCGCGAGGCTGCGGAGTACGTGGGCGCCTACCTCGAGGCACTCGGGCTGAAGCCGGAGTTCTACGAGCCGATCCCGCGCCGCACGAACGTCTCGGCGCGGGTGCCCGGCCGCGATCGCGAGAAGCCCGCCCTGGTGCTGCACGGTCACCTCGACGTCGTGCCCGCGATCGCCGAGGACTGGTCGGTCGACCCCTTCGCCGGCGTGGTGCAGGACGGGATGCTGTGGGGCCGTGGCGCGGTCGACATGAAGGACATGGATGCCATGATCCTCACCTCCGTCGCCGACATCCTCCGTGCGGGGGACCAGCCCGAGCGAGACCTCATCCTCACCTTCTTCGCCGATGAGGAGAACGGCGGCGTCGAAGGCTCCGCGCTCGTGGTCCAGGACCGGCCGCACTGGTTCGCGGGCGCGACCGAGGCGATCAGCGAAGTCGGCGGCTACTCGATCGCGGCGGCGGGCCGCCGCGCCTACCTCTTGCAGGTGGGGGAGAAGGCCCTGCTGTGGATCCGCCTCGTCGCCCACGGCCGTGCGGCGCACGGCTCCAGCTTCCACCCCGACAACGCCGTCACCGCGCTGGCCGAAGCCGTCGCGCGCCTGGGGCGCACCGCCTGGCCGATCCGTCTCACCGACACCACCCGCCGCACCGTCGACGGCCTTGCCGCGCTCACCGGTCTCGACCCCGCCGATCCGGACGCGGTGGCCGCCGGCGCGGGCGCGGCATCCGGGTTCCTCCGGTCGACCCTGCGCACGACCACCAACCCGACGGGGTTGACGGCCGGCTACAAGCACAACGTGATCCCGGATCGTGCCGAGGCGCTCGTCGACGTGCGCGTGCTGCCGGGAACCGAGCAGGCGGCTCTGGCCGACATCCAGGACATCGTGGGACCCGACATCGCGGTCGAGGTCGTGCACGCCGACATCGGGCTCGAGGTCCCCTTCGCGGGCGATCTCGTCGAGGAGATGGTGGCAGTGCTGGGTCGACACGATCCCGGCGTGCCCGTCATCCCGTACCTGATGGGCGGTGGCACCGACAACAAGGCCCTCGCGGGCCTGGGCATCACCGGCTACGGCTTCGCACCCCTGCGGCTCCCCGACGACCTCGACTTCACCGGCATGTTCCACGGGGTCGACGAGCGGGTGCCGATCGACGCGCTGGTCTTCGGACACACGGTCCTCGCCGACCTCCTGCGCACGTACTGA